In Candidatus Binatia bacterium, one genomic interval encodes:
- a CDS encoding glucose-1-phosphate thymidylyltransferase codes for MKALVLAGGHGTRLRPLTYTMAKQIIPVANRPILSYVIQHISEAGIRDAGIIISPETGPQIQASLGKNSQLNFTYITQELPLGLGHAVKVARHYLADDPFVMYLGDNLIGQGIREFVKAFQTSKADAVILLKEVDNPAMFGVAQVDGRGRIQRLVEKPKEPPSNLALVGVYFFSPRIHDAISQIKPSLRGELEITDAIQNLLEQGCLVESFLLKSWWLDTGKKDDLLEANRLVLDEWAQRETKGVVDAESRVVGRVRLETGVQVMRSEIRGPAVVGQETIITDAFIGPYTSIGRDCSIKRSALEHCVLLDGVKIEGIERVADSILGRNAVVRGVRGSYQALRLMIGDDAEVLL; via the coding sequence ATGAAGGCGCTTGTACTTGCGGGCGGTCACGGGACCAGGCTTCGTCCCCTCACGTATACCATGGCGAAGCAGATCATCCCCGTGGCCAACAGGCCGATTCTCTCATACGTAATACAGCATATTTCTGAAGCTGGTATTCGCGACGCGGGCATTATCATTTCTCCGGAAACCGGCCCGCAAATCCAGGCGTCACTGGGAAAAAATTCTCAGCTGAACTTCACTTACATCACTCAAGAACTTCCTCTCGGATTGGGCCACGCAGTGAAGGTGGCGCGCCATTACCTAGCGGATGACCCTTTCGTGATGTATCTGGGAGACAACCTCATTGGCCAGGGAATCCGGGAATTCGTGAAGGCTTTCCAAACTTCCAAGGCCGACGCGGTTATCCTTCTAAAGGAAGTCGATAACCCCGCGATGTTTGGCGTTGCCCAGGTGGACGGCAGAGGTCGAATCCAACGCTTGGTCGAAAAACCGAAGGAGCCTCCCAGCAACCTTGCTCTGGTGGGCGTTTACTTTTTCTCGCCGCGCATTCATGACGCCATTTCGCAAATCAAGCCTTCCTTGCGCGGAGAGCTGGAGATAACGGACGCAATCCAGAACCTTTTAGAGCAAGGATGCCTGGTCGAGAGTTTCCTCCTCAAGAGCTGGTGGCTTGACACAGGGAAAAAGGACGATCTTTTAGAAGCGAACCGCCTCGTGCTGGACGAGTGGGCTCAGCGGGAGACAAAAGGGGTTGTGGATGCCGAGAGTCGGGTGGTCGGGCGAGTGCGTCTTGAAACAGGGGTTCAGGTCATGAGGAGCGAGATCCGAGGCCCCGCTGTGGTTGGGCAGGAGACGATCATTACAGATGCCTTTATCGGCCCCTACACCAGCATCGGTCGCGATTGTTCCATCAAGAGATCCGCCCTCGAACACTGCGTGTTATTGGATGGCGTCAAGATCGAAGGAATCGAACGAGTGGCTGACAGCATTCTCGGCCGAAACGCGGTGGTGCGTGGCGTTAGGGGAAGTTACCAGGCCTTGCGCCTGATGATCGGCGATGATGCGGAGGTCCTGTTGTAG
- a CDS encoding multicopper oxidase domain-containing protein, giving the protein MTPVAKSRSIQFTREGTHWTLQVTTGSRLGDDRIMDCGRTDADPEVNKVEQWNISNPGNWTHSIHIHDVDQVCLSINGSATSTGCNSYNQLKETWPFPPNTNISMRFKPTDFTQAAFDPDATACNSAGAEQPPNPNNTGECQDVQFADNNGDLTTPTFTPDRHGGDNVTGTQTAAEAAGGRYMIHCHVLEHEDLAMMTQWRVRSSPTDGSVREVPCDPPGSCTN; this is encoded by the coding sequence ATGACGCCGGTGGCGAAAAGCAGGTCGATCCAGTTCACCCGTGAAGGCACGCACTGGACCCTCCAGGTCACCACAGGAAGCCGCCTTGGCGACGACCGGATCATGGACTGCGGACGCACGGACGCGGACCCGGAGGTCAACAAGGTAGAACAGTGGAACATCAGTAACCCGGGCAACTGGACCCACTCGATCCACATCCACGACGTGGATCAGGTCTGCCTGAGCATCAATGGGAGCGCGACGTCGACCGGCTGCAACTCGTACAACCAGTTGAAGGAGACATGGCCGTTCCCGCCGAACACCAACATCTCGATGCGGTTCAAGCCGACAGACTTCACGCAAGCGGCATTCGATCCCGATGCCACGGCCTGTAATTCCGCGGGCGCGGAGCAGCCGCCGAATCCTAATAATACCGGCGAATGTCAGGATGTCCAATTCGCCGACAACAACGGAGATCTCACCACGCCTACCTTTACTCCTGATAGGCATGGAGGAGACAACGTGACCGGGACTCAAACTGCGGCCGAGGCCGCCGGCGGAAGGTATATGATCCACTGCCACGTCCTCGAGCACGAGGATCTCGCGATGATGACCCAGTGGCGCGTGAGATCGTCGCCGACCGACGGGTCGGTCAGAGAGGTGCCTTGCGATCCGCCTGGTAGCTGCACCAACTGA
- the rfbB gene encoding dTDP-glucose 4,6-dehydratase, with product MRTLLITGGCGFIGSQFVRAALEGGTCRAVNLDKLTYAGEPARLADVADHPSYRFVRGDIADRALLERLFEEEKPWAVVNFAAESHVDRSILDPSPFLLTNLIGTQALLDAARHHQVERFLQVSTDEVYGDAEGKAPFREEDPVMPSSPYAASKAAADLLALAHGRTYGLPVLIVRSSNNYGPFQFPEKLIPLMIRNAMAGAELPLYGDGLQRRDWLHVEDNCRAILAVLERGHTGSIYNAAVRKDRTNLEIVRAICRLLAEAAGLEAESLHGRIRFVADRPGHDRCYAVDADKIQRELDWSARVSLDEGLRRTVHWYLDHRDWLERMNSSEYRSYYETVYVRNWGQSGR from the coding sequence ATGAGAACGCTCCTTATAACCGGAGGTTGCGGCTTTATCGGCAGCCAATTTGTGCGCGCGGCTCTTGAGGGAGGGACGTGCCGGGCGGTGAATCTGGACAAACTCACTTATGCCGGCGAGCCGGCTCGCCTCGCGGATGTCGCTGACCATCCTTCCTATCGATTCGTGCGTGGCGACATCGCCGATCGAGCGCTTCTGGAGCGGCTGTTCGAAGAGGAGAAGCCGTGGGCGGTGGTGAATTTTGCCGCCGAGTCCCACGTGGACCGAAGCATTCTCGATCCCTCGCCCTTCCTTCTGACGAACCTGATCGGAACTCAGGCATTGCTCGACGCGGCGCGCCATCATCAAGTGGAGCGCTTTCTCCAGGTTTCTACCGATGAGGTGTACGGAGACGCTGAAGGCAAGGCGCCTTTCCGCGAGGAAGATCCGGTCATGCCGAGCAGCCCATACGCCGCGAGCAAAGCCGCAGCCGATCTCCTTGCCCTGGCTCATGGCCGCACTTACGGCCTTCCGGTCCTCATCGTCCGCAGCAGCAACAACTACGGCCCTTTTCAGTTCCCGGAGAAGCTCATTCCTCTGATGATTCGCAATGCGATGGCGGGCGCGGAGCTTCCTCTTTATGGGGATGGCCTGCAACGCCGGGATTGGCTTCATGTCGAGGACAACTGCCGGGCGATCCTTGCCGTTTTGGAGCGTGGCCACACCGGCTCGATCTATAATGCCGCGGTCAGAAAAGACCGGACAAACCTGGAAATTGTGCGCGCCATATGTCGGCTCTTGGCGGAGGCGGCTGGATTGGAAGCGGAGTCGCTGCACGGGCGCATCCGCTTCGTTGCCGACCGCCCTGGTCATGACCGCTGCTATGCGGTTGATGCGGATAAGATTCAACGGGAGTTGGATTGGTCTGCCCGGGTTTCTCTTGATGAAGGATTGAGGCGGACGGTTCACTGGTACCTGGATCACAGAGACTGGCTGGAGCGGATGAATTCGTCCGAATACCGCTCCTATTACGAAACGGTTTACGTTCGAAATTGGGGGCAGTCTGGACGGTAA
- a CDS encoding SCO family protein gives MIPMRQVALCLLLVLSLPFLAYGNGKGKWVRKEVKGNAPEFRLTNIDGKNVSLKDLRGKVTLVSFIYTTCTTGCLVVTAKMKDVQKAFKDKPFSLVSISFDPAHDTPEAMKEYAKRFGVDLSNWYFLTGPPEIVENVLFDYKIEVSRVGKKGPSGEVVSVELVDHGVKSYVIDKTGAKRFEYWGQDFDTKVAIKDITKVMSEGQ, from the coding sequence ATGATTCCAATGAGGCAGGTGGCGCTTTGCCTCCTCCTTGTGCTGTCCCTTCCTTTCCTGGCTTACGGTAACGGCAAGGGAAAATGGGTGAGAAAAGAAGTCAAGGGAAACGCTCCCGAATTCAGGCTCACGAACATAGACGGGAAGAATGTATCGCTCAAGGATCTACGCGGGAAAGTGACCCTGGTGAGCTTTATTTATACGACCTGCACGACCGGCTGCCTCGTGGTAACGGCCAAGATGAAAGATGTTCAGAAGGCCTTCAAGGATAAGCCGTTTTCCCTAGTAAGCATCTCGTTCGACCCGGCCCACGACACTCCAGAGGCGATGAAGGAGTATGCGAAACGTTTTGGCGTCGACCTTAGCAACTGGTACTTCCTGACCGGACCCCCCGAAATCGTCGAAAACGTGTTGTTCGATTACAAGATCGAGGTCAGTCGAGTGGGCAAGAAAGGCCCTAGCGGCGAGGTCGTATCGGTCGAACTCGTAGACCACGGGGTAAAATCATACGTCATCGATAAGACGGGTGCGAAGAGATTCGAGTACTGGGGCCAGGATTTCGACACCAAAGTCGCGATCAAGGATATTACGAAAGTGATGAGCGAGGGACAGTGA
- the rfbC gene encoding dTDP-4-dehydrorhamnose 3,5-epimerase: protein MICRSRKLDIPDLVLLEAQRIADPRGSFMEMYKRSEFSQVGISEHFVQDNYSRSRRHVLRGLHYQKAPKAQAKLVTVLRGEIFDVAVDIRTGSPTYGRWTSVVLSSENPAMVYVPVGFAHGFCVLSEEADVLYKVSEEYAPEFDRGIVWSDPDVGIRWPLTEPVISVKDARLPQLKDADNDFVYDEKR, encoded by the coding sequence GTGATTTGTCGCTCGCGGAAGCTCGATATCCCTGATCTGGTCCTGCTGGAAGCTCAGCGCATTGCGGATCCCAGAGGCTCTTTCATGGAGATGTACAAGCGCTCCGAGTTTTCTCAAGTTGGAATCTCGGAACATTTTGTGCAAGACAATTACTCTCGTTCCCGCCGACACGTTCTTCGCGGTCTCCACTACCAAAAAGCTCCCAAGGCTCAAGCCAAGCTGGTAACGGTCCTGCGCGGTGAGATCTTTGACGTAGCCGTCGATATCCGGACGGGCTCTCCGACCTATGGCCGCTGGACATCGGTCGTCCTTTCTTCAGAGAACCCGGCGATGGTCTACGTCCCTGTCGGGTTTGCCCATGGTTTTTGTGTCTTGAGCGAGGAAGCCGATGTCCTATACAAGGTCAGTGAAGAGTATGCGCCGGAATTTGATCGTGGAATCGTTTGGAGTGATCCGGACGTCGGCATTCGATGGCCTCTTACAGAGCCGGTTATCTCGGTGAAAGACGCCCGGCTCCCGCAACTGAAGGACGCCGACAACGACTTCGTTTACGACGAGAAACGATGA
- the rfbD gene encoding dTDP-4-dehydrorhamnose reductase, producing MRVAIIGAYGQLGSDLVTVLQQAGGYHVFPLAHSQVDCAEEGSVRKALLEAQPDVVVNSAAFVRVDEAEDRPEEAFRTNALGALRVARVCAEMGAVCVYVSTDYVFSGEKNEPYTEADAPRPINVYGASKLAGEHLTQQSSLRCLIVRLASLFGRAGARGKGGNFVETILAQARSEKTLRVIDDVRMSPTYIFDAAQIIERLIGEKAMGVFHVANEGSCTWHEFARKILDLAAVDATPERISSKDFPAKARRPANSALASVKVMPALRPWQEGLKAYLEETGHIQR from the coding sequence ATGCGAGTCGCGATCATTGGCGCTTACGGACAATTGGGGAGCGATCTTGTAACGGTCCTGCAGCAAGCCGGAGGCTATCACGTTTTCCCTCTCGCCCACTCGCAAGTGGACTGCGCGGAGGAGGGTTCTGTCCGGAAGGCTTTGTTGGAAGCGCAACCGGATGTCGTCGTCAACTCGGCGGCTTTTGTTCGCGTCGATGAAGCCGAAGACCGCCCCGAGGAAGCGTTTCGCACGAACGCGCTGGGCGCTCTTCGGGTGGCAAGAGTGTGTGCGGAGATGGGGGCTGTGTGCGTCTATGTCAGCACCGATTATGTCTTTAGCGGTGAGAAGAACGAACCGTACACCGAAGCGGATGCGCCGCGGCCCATCAACGTGTACGGCGCGTCGAAGTTGGCTGGAGAACATCTTACACAGCAATCTTCCCTACGCTGCCTGATTGTCCGGCTTGCCAGCCTCTTCGGCAGGGCGGGCGCTCGCGGGAAGGGAGGCAACTTCGTCGAAACTATTCTCGCTCAGGCTCGGAGCGAAAAAACGTTGCGAGTTATCGATGACGTCCGGATGTCGCCGACCTATATCTTCGATGCTGCTCAGATCATCGAAAGGCTCATCGGCGAAAAAGCAATGGGCGTTTTTCATGTGGCCAACGAAGGCTCTTGTACCTGGCATGAGTTTGCGCGCAAAATTCTCGATCTGGCGGCGGTCGATGCGACGCCAGAACGTATCTCTTCCAAAGATTTCCCGGCAAAAGCCCGGCGTCCGGCGAACAGCGCTTTAGCGAGCGTGAAAGTGATGCCCGCGCTTCGGCCCTGGCAAGAAGGTTTAAAGGCCTATCTTGAAGAAACGGGCCATATACAACGCTGA
- a CDS encoding cytochrome c oxidase assembly protein, whose translation MNRWRNLLFVAALVLLSVASTVFLWTGASQPAAWETVQVAIPYVTASYARDFREAYGFISSDDRRVTDKESYVRERGAFSGFALELSKKLAGFIKATPVEEKIDGNRAHVKLQLSFPDANKLSANLLGWDEERLNKLSPKERSELIETLDRRRKEGKIPMVEEVRDFELVREDRIWRIFLDWGTGVRVSFDTVVPGSLLLQAKPVLKEVTVTRGKLFNVFFKVKNLSNREVTTWIVHHVEPKEVNEYLELVECNLLLPVNLQPGREMEYPSSYLLRGDLAEGMKQFKVTYEFKVEER comes from the coding sequence GTGAATCGCTGGCGCAATCTTCTGTTCGTCGCTGCTCTCGTCCTGCTCTCGGTTGCGTCGACCGTGTTTCTCTGGACGGGCGCATCCCAACCGGCAGCGTGGGAGACTGTTCAGGTCGCAATCCCCTATGTCACGGCCTCATATGCGCGGGATTTCCGAGAAGCCTACGGTTTTATCTCGTCGGACGACCGGCGCGTGACCGATAAGGAGAGCTACGTTAGAGAGCGTGGAGCTTTCAGTGGATTCGCTTTAGAGCTGTCTAAAAAACTTGCAGGTTTCATCAAAGCTACGCCGGTCGAAGAAAAAATCGACGGTAACCGTGCTCACGTTAAGCTCCAACTAAGCTTCCCGGACGCTAATAAGCTTTCAGCCAATTTGCTAGGCTGGGACGAGGAGCGCCTCAACAAGCTGTCACCAAAGGAACGGAGCGAACTCATCGAGACGCTGGATCGTCGGCGCAAAGAAGGCAAGATCCCGATGGTCGAGGAAGTAAGGGATTTTGAGCTTGTAAGGGAAGACAGGATCTGGCGGATATTTCTCGACTGGGGCACGGGAGTCCGAGTCTCCTTTGATACTGTCGTCCCTGGCTCCTTACTTCTTCAAGCCAAGCCTGTGCTCAAGGAGGTTACCGTAACCAGGGGGAAGCTGTTCAATGTTTTCTTTAAGGTAAAGAATCTTTCAAACCGTGAAGTCACCACGTGGATTGTCCACCATGTGGAGCCCAAGGAGGTAAATGAGTACCTGGAACTAGTCGAATGCAACCTGCTCCTTCCGGTCAACCTTCAACCAGGAAGGGAGATGGAATATCCCTCGTCTTATCTACTGAGGGGAGATCTCGCAGAAGGCATGAAACAATTTAAGGTGACGTATGAGTTCAAGGTGGAAGAACGGTGA
- a CDS encoding cupredoxin domain-containing protein, with translation MVKKALFLGGVVCVVVLVLFGWWSVGERKKSSSPAAGKQESVTSRTESRSRFSDWVRSWILPDQGSQSAGWDPKDVEEAIRKTFLAYNRQDLRAFKAGWTAKGFQQVYELPKEKVIDFIPLSLLSFRPYKIGEFSNTTIDGQSAATEVALAYGDVQETHRFSLVREEDAWRINYDEKIPNIPNNPTVNATVIGVKLQYHNMQMEQTRLIPGTVMFKITNTDTQRHEFIVKKIMPSDNEETIGMIKPLEPGQSETLILANLTRGRYVAMCNMLSRDGVPFANGMRNEFTVE, from the coding sequence ATGGTTAAGAAAGCATTATTCTTGGGGGGGGTGGTATGTGTTGTTGTGCTGGTCCTATTCGGTTGGTGGAGCGTCGGCGAGAGGAAGAAAAGCAGCTCCCCAGCCGCCGGAAAACAAGAGTCCGTGACGTCTCGGACGGAATCGCGGTCGCGATTCAGTGACTGGGTAAGGTCGTGGATTCTACCCGACCAGGGATCACAATCCGCCGGTTGGGATCCGAAGGATGTCGAGGAGGCTATAAGAAAGACCTTTCTCGCATACAACCGGCAGGATCTACGCGCCTTCAAGGCGGGCTGGACAGCGAAGGGCTTTCAACAGGTTTATGAGCTTCCGAAGGAGAAAGTCATCGATTTTATCCCGTTGAGCCTTCTCAGTTTTCGGCCTTACAAAATAGGAGAATTCTCCAACACCACGATTGACGGACAGAGCGCCGCGACCGAAGTGGCGCTCGCGTACGGCGACGTCCAGGAAACGCACCGGTTTTCACTTGTGCGCGAGGAAGACGCGTGGAGGATTAATTATGATGAGAAGATACCCAACATTCCGAACAATCCCACGGTCAATGCCACGGTCATCGGCGTGAAGCTTCAATACCACAACATGCAAATGGAGCAAACCCGGCTGATTCCAGGGACGGTGATGTTCAAGATCACCAACACGGATACGCAACGGCATGAGTTTATCGTTAAGAAGATCATGCCATCGGACAACGAGGAAACGATCGGGATGATCAAACCGTTGGAGCCGGGACAGAGCGAAACCCTTATCCTGGCGAATCTCACGCGTGGACGCTATGTGGCCATGTGCAATATGCTCAGTCGCGATGGCGTACCGTTCGCCAACGGGATGCGCAATGAATTTACCGTAGAGTAA
- a CDS encoding SCO family protein, with the protein MSSRWKNGELIATGLLLLFILAAPAISQVPGPPKRGAVGRKAVQTPVPDFNLTDQDERLFRSGSLQGKVALVSFIYTTCADVCPLLTAKFAGIQRKLKSQGLNDYFLLSITTDPEADTPKVLRSYGQRFGADFRSWAFLTGDKRELSDAWRFFGVRVNKRGKALTDHTGLTTLIDRQGIRRIDYYGDSWTEKEVLKDIAELMEGKHHVEGMHGQMRQANGAASKTDLKPAEGAGVTILTPKPGQVFKGDQVPVHFKFFKGKRGHHLHVYVDGELTGMFEGEKGTLTGIEPGKHLLEVRMAVDHQTELDAIDRVNFVVK; encoded by the coding sequence ATGAGTTCAAGGTGGAAGAACGGTGAGCTCATCGCGACCGGGCTGCTATTGCTGTTCATCTTAGCGGCTCCCGCCATCTCACAGGTCCCAGGCCCGCCTAAAAGGGGAGCGGTGGGTCGAAAGGCCGTGCAAACACCGGTTCCAGATTTTAACCTGACGGATCAAGATGAAAGACTGTTCCGCTCAGGCAGCCTTCAGGGAAAGGTGGCCCTCGTTTCGTTCATTTACACCACTTGTGCAGACGTCTGCCCACTTCTCACTGCAAAGTTTGCCGGGATTCAGCGGAAGCTAAAGAGCCAGGGGCTGAACGATTATTTTCTTCTGAGCATCACGACCGATCCCGAGGCCGATACACCTAAAGTTCTCAGATCCTACGGCCAGCGCTTTGGAGCGGATTTTCGTTCCTGGGCCTTTCTGACAGGCGATAAGAGGGAGCTATCGGACGCGTGGCGCTTTTTTGGTGTTCGCGTCAACAAACGCGGCAAGGCCTTAACAGACCACACCGGGCTTACGACCCTCATTGACCGCCAGGGCATCCGGAGAATCGACTATTATGGTGATTCCTGGACAGAGAAGGAGGTGCTAAAAGACATCGCGGAGTTGATGGAGGGAAAGCATCACGTGGAGGGCATGCACGGACAGATGAGACAGGCAAACGGGGCGGCGTCAAAGACCGACCTGAAGCCAGCCGAGGGGGCAGGCGTCACGATCCTCACACCAAAGCCGGGTCAGGTCTTCAAGGGCGACCAAGTTCCGGTCCACTTCAAATTCTTCAAGGGTAAAAGAGGTCACCATCTCCACGTATATGTGGACGGGGAGCTGACGGGTATGTTTGAAGGCGAAAAAGGGACTCTGACCGGGATTGAGCCGGGTAAGCATCTATTGGAAGTTAGGATGGCCGTAGATCATCAAACGGAGTTGGACGCGATCGACAGGGTAAATTTTGTGGTTAAGTAA
- a CDS encoding glycosyltransferase family 2 protein, with the protein MKSKVVVVMPAYNAARTLRITYNAIPMDKVDHVILVDDGSTDETLRIARELNLEVFVHSRNFGYGANQKTCYTEALKSGADIVVMLHPDYQYDPRLLPNLVAPIDSLEADIVLGSRFLYGSVVKQGMPWWKYLGNRFLTLLENRVLGLKLFEYHTGYRAYSRRALEAIPFLLNSDKFVFDQEILVQAVHLGFRIREVPVATKYFSEASSAGFFTSAIYGMSILRLLGRYVLHRMSLASFIQFDSFPARYRRVG; encoded by the coding sequence GTGAAATCGAAAGTCGTGGTGGTCATGCCGGCTTACAACGCCGCCCGCACCCTGCGGATCACTTACAACGCGATTCCGATGGACAAAGTCGACCATGTCATTCTCGTAGACGACGGCAGCACGGATGAAACGCTCAGAATCGCCAGGGAATTGAATCTAGAGGTATTCGTCCACTCGAGAAACTTTGGCTACGGCGCGAATCAGAAGACCTGTTATACCGAGGCGCTGAAGTCAGGCGCCGATATCGTCGTGATGCTCCATCCAGACTATCAATACGACCCGAGGCTTTTGCCGAATCTGGTCGCGCCCATCGACTCTTTGGAGGCGGATATCGTTTTAGGGTCGCGTTTCCTGTATGGAAGCGTCGTAAAGCAGGGCATGCCATGGTGGAAATATCTCGGCAACCGCTTCCTTACCCTGCTTGAAAATCGGGTACTGGGATTGAAGCTCTTCGAGTACCATACCGGATACCGCGCTTACAGCCGGCGGGCGTTGGAGGCCATACCGTTTTTGTTGAATTCCGACAAGTTTGTCTTCGATCAGGAGATTCTCGTCCAAGCAGTCCATCTCGGATTCAGGATCAGAGAGGTGCCGGTAGCGACAAAGTACTTTTCCGAAGCTTCGAGCGCGGGATTTTTCACCAGCGCGATCTACGGGATGAGCATCTTGCGTCTTCTCGGGCGCTACGTGCTGCACCGGATGTCTCTGGCAAGCTTCATTCAATTTGATTCTTTCCCTGCGAGGTATCGGCGGGTTGGGTAA
- a CDS encoding dolichyl-phosphate beta-glucosyltransferase → MLKVVDLSIIIPAYNEERRLGETLEAILAYTARQPYSAEIIVVDDGSRDATARLVAPLCDRKSRIQLLRNSSNRGKGFSVRRGFLRARGKYLLFSDADLSTPIEEVEKLLGLLRNGYDIAIGSRALPESRIEVRQPWHRQHMGRLFNVLVQALVLRGIRDTQCGFKCFTREAALDICRRMTRKRFAFDVEMLYLAEVMGYRVGEIPVVWRNSPETKVHVLRDSTSMFSDLLSIRWNRLRGRYDVRKTVTGEIAA, encoded by the coding sequence GTGCTGAAAGTGGTGGATCTTTCCATTATCATTCCAGCGTATAACGAGGAACGGCGTCTCGGCGAAACCCTCGAGGCGATTCTCGCCTACACGGCCCGGCAGCCCTATTCGGCGGAAATCATCGTCGTGGACGATGGTTCGCGCGATGCGACCGCTCGTCTTGTGGCGCCGTTGTGCGACCGCAAATCTCGGATACAGCTTTTACGGAACAGTAGCAATCGTGGCAAAGGGTTTAGCGTGCGGAGGGGGTTTTTACGCGCGCGGGGGAAATATTTGCTTTTTTCCGATGCCGACTTATCTACGCCGATCGAGGAGGTGGAAAAGCTCCTTGGGTTGCTGCGCAATGGCTATGACATCGCCATAGGATCACGGGCGTTGCCGGAGTCTCGCATCGAAGTGCGCCAACCCTGGCACCGGCAGCATATGGGACGTCTGTTCAATGTCTTAGTGCAAGCCCTGGTTTTACGAGGAATTCGGGATACCCAATGCGGCTTCAAATGCTTCACGCGAGAAGCAGCCCTCGATATCTGTCGTCGTATGACCCGTAAGCGATTCGCATTTGATGTCGAGATGCTCTACCTGGCAGAGGTGATGGGGTATCGGGTGGGGGAGATCCCGGTCGTTTGGCGCAATTCTCCCGAGACCAAGGTCCATGTCCTCCGTGATTCGACCTCGATGTTCTCCGATTTGCTGAGCATTCGATGGAATCGACTCCGCGGCCGTTATGACGTGAGGAAGACTGTAACCGGAGAGATCGCCGCATGA